AAAACAAAATAGTAGAGAATAGAGAAGAGTCAATTGTAGTAATTATTCCCGCTTTTAATGAAGAAAAAAACATTAAAAATGTTATCAGGAAGTGTAAAGAATATGTTCAAAAGATTATAGTAATAGATGATGGTTCTTCTGACAATACTTCTCAAATTGCCAAAAATGAAGATACAATAGTCATTATAAATAGAGAGAATTTAGGGAAAACAGATTCTCTCAAAAAAGGATTCAGAAAAGGTACAGATGAGAGTGCTGATATATTTTTACTGCTTGATGCGGATGGCCAGCACAATCCGGATGAGATTCCCTTATTTTTGGAAAAAATCCATGAAGGTTATGATCTTGTAATCGGAGCAAGAAAATTCAGACCTGAGTTAATGCCAAAAATCAGAATCCTGGCAAATGCAGTTTCATCCTATTTAGTATCATTAATCTGTGGTGTTAAAATAGAAGACAGCCAATCCGGTTACAGGGCATTGACAAGGGAAGTGGTTGAGGAAATTACTATAACTTCAAGCAGGTTTCAGGCTGACACAGAAATGATTGTGAAAGCAGCAAAACATGGTTTTAAAGTAGGATTTGTACCTATAGAAACAATTTATCATCCTGAAGCAAAAAGTAAGGTTCACCAGTTTATCGACCCATTAAGATTTATTTTTTTAATAACCAGGCTTGCATTTTATAAAAAGACAAAAAAGTAATATTCTCTAAAAATATGATACATTAATAATAAGCAACTAACTTATGACATCTTTTATATAATTATTTTTTGTGTATTTTTAAAAAGGATTTGTAAAGTATTATCTGATTGAATTATATTTACTTATAATTTATTATGTACAAATACTTTTTCAATCAATACATCAAAACTTTATTTGAATTACACCTGGAAAACCTGTTATAGTATATTGTGATTTAAAACAGACAGTAATCATTAATATATATGATTTTTAAAAAGACTAATATAACATAGAAATATTTATGTCGAGTTGAATAAATACAAATAAACAGAAAGATAATTATAATGTTAGAAAAAAATCAGAAGAATAAGAAAATAAAAGGAAGTTTACCTCCCTGGTGGCATGGTTTTTTAGGATTTATTGGATTTTTTGGATTTCAGGGATTTTCACAGCACAAACCCTATACCTTGCTATTTTTTACCTTTTTTGCTTTTTTTTCTTATTTTAAATTTCTCAGAAAAGAATTAGAGTATTTAGGATTACTTGGCTTTGTAGGAATTATTGTTGCGGTTTTAGGAATAATAGGAGTTATACAGGTATAATTTTTCAATACCCGTCAAAAAAATATGCTGACAGAAGCCACCGGTTCAAAAATAAAAAAATTTATTTCAAGTTATTATAATTTTCCACGGGTAATTTATTTCGTATTCATTGCACGATTTATAAATTCTATTGGTTACTTTGTCTTTCCTTTTCTAACACTTTTTTTAACAAAAAATC
This genomic window from Atribacterota bacterium contains:
- a CDS encoding glycosyltransferase family 2 protein; its protein translation is NKIVENREESIVVIIPAFNEEKNIKNVIRKCKEYVQKIIVIDDGSSDNTSQIAKNEDTIVIINRENLGKTDSLKKGFRKGTDESADIFLLLDADGQHNPDEIPLFLEKIHEGYDLVIGARKFRPELMPKIRILANAVSSYLVSLICGVKIEDSQSGYRALTREVVEEITITSSRFQADTEMIVKAAKHGFKVGFVPIETIYHPEAKSKVHQFIDPLRFIFLITRLAFYKKTKK
- a CDS encoding DUF3796 domain-containing protein, with the translated sequence MLEKNQKNKKIKGSLPPWWHGFLGFIGFFGFQGFSQHKPYTLLFFTFFAFFSYFKFLRKELEYLGLLGFVGIIVAVLGIIGVIQV